A part of Vespertiliibacter pulmonis genomic DNA contains:
- a CDS encoding tetratricopeptide repeat protein produces MALSPPLEEIKQAAEQGDAKAQYNLGVAYDNGQGVPQSYIEAKALYKQACENGNQKGCDQYKRLNLSGY; encoded by the coding sequence ATGGCTTTATCTCCGCCTTTAGAAGAAATTAAACAAGCGGCGGAACAAGGAGATGCAAAAGCGCAATATAACCTCGGTGTGGCGTATGATAATGGTCAAGGTGTGCCACAAAGCTATATTGAAGCGAAAGCGTTGTATAAACAAGCCTGTGAAAATGGAAATCAAAAAGGCTGTGATCAGTATAAACGTTTAAATTTGTCAGGTTATTAA